A stretch of Amycolatopsis balhimycina FH 1894 DNA encodes these proteins:
- a CDS encoding trimeric intracellular cation channel family protein: MLLTGLEFVGLVAFAASGALAAVRARLDVFGVVVVGLTTALGGGVIRDVLLGIHPPTTLRNWPYLAVCAGTALVVFVFHPQVARLRRGVLLADALGLGVFATAGTTIALNAGATVYAACLIGMTTGIGGGAVRDLLLREIPLVLRKEIYAVAALAGSALVAVGHAVRLPEGPVAVIAAAVVVTVRMVALWRHWNAPVARGPE; the protein is encoded by the coding sequence ATGCTGCTCACCGGCCTGGAGTTCGTCGGGCTCGTCGCCTTCGCGGCGTCCGGGGCGCTCGCCGCCGTGCGGGCTCGGCTCGATGTCTTCGGTGTTGTCGTCGTCGGGCTCACCACCGCGCTCGGCGGCGGCGTCATCCGGGACGTCCTGCTCGGCATTCACCCGCCGACCACACTGCGGAACTGGCCCTACCTCGCCGTCTGCGCCGGGACGGCTCTCGTCGTCTTCGTCTTCCACCCGCAGGTCGCGCGGCTGCGGCGGGGTGTGCTGCTCGCGGACGCGCTCGGGCTCGGTGTCTTCGCCACCGCCGGGACGACCATCGCGCTCAACGCCGGCGCGACCGTCTACGCCGCGTGTCTGATCGGGATGACGACCGGGATCGGCGGCGGCGCCGTGCGCGATCTCCTGCTTCGGGAAATACCGCTCGTCCTGCGGAAGGAGATTTACGCCGTCGCCGCGCTGGCCGGCTCGGCGCTCGTTGCCGTCGGTCACGCTGTGCGACTGCCGGAAGGGCCGGTGGCCGTGATCGCGGCCGCCGTCGTGGTCACCGTCAGGATGGTCGCGCTCTGGCGGCACTGGAACGCCCCGGTCGCGCGCGGTCCCGAGTGA
- a CDS encoding response regulator, with translation MIKLMFADDEELVRSGLRAMMSGAQDIEIVGEASDGRSAVEVARRYHPDVALLDIKMRAPDDGIRALRAILALPDPPTVAMLTTFDIDEYVSLALRLGANGFLLKDIDPAALLRAVRDLARGGAVLDPGVAARMVQSHRDEQRAAQPARKLLASLSEREREVVALIGQGLSNAEIGGRLHLSEATVKGYVSAVLSKIGAANRVQAALLAYRGGLLDQ, from the coding sequence TTGATCAAGCTCATGTTCGCCGACGACGAGGAACTGGTGCGCTCGGGACTGCGCGCGATGATGTCCGGGGCCCAGGACATCGAGATCGTGGGCGAAGCCTCCGACGGCAGATCCGCGGTCGAGGTCGCCCGCCGGTATCACCCGGACGTGGCGCTTCTCGACATCAAGATGCGGGCTCCTGACGACGGCATTCGCGCGCTGCGGGCCATCCTCGCCCTGCCTGACCCGCCCACCGTCGCCATGCTGACCACCTTCGACATCGACGAGTACGTCAGCCTCGCCCTGAGGCTCGGGGCCAACGGTTTCCTCCTCAAGGACATCGATCCGGCCGCGCTGCTCAGGGCGGTCAGGGATCTCGCACGAGGGGGCGCTGTCCTTGACCCGGGCGTTGCCGCGAGGATGGTTCAAAGCCACCGGGACGAACAACGCGCTGCTCAGCCCGCCCGGAAGCTGCTCGCCTCGCTGTCCGAACGTGAACGTGAGGTCGTTGCGCTGATCGGCCAAGGGCTGAGCAACGCCGAGATCGGCGGGCGTCTTCACCTCTCCGAAGCCACCGTCAAGGGGTACGTCTCCGCCGTGCTCTCCAAGATCGGTGCGGCCAACCGGGTGCAGGCCGCGCTGCTGGCCTACCGCGGTGGGCTGCTCGACCAATAG
- a CDS encoding YecA family protein, which yields MAGTSRTADTPLVDVIAAVLAERGPMTEEQLVSALRERGVPLDDELDDLIDALDEGDGLLTTLSDDRWASVPALLNGRVFTHRLTAPEAEHGFLGLESDLTLVEPLVRRAGHQRLIDGSPVVPVFPELHGETLADRGVPPEAIADGGALLLPPGCLRDLGLSEGDVVAVRVTEDGLHLEAATGEETPADRLAALSRALKDELAVVPGGPIELHDALTTACASDPALFTEPLPPLSEALSACGLQYDGEWLAPATFDFRQWREGSRAVAIARRHHLDDEAGFAVLAILEQYERVAALHEAASEGGEEAVTAIVDAASGDVVTGGFGAALPLLAEVPVAEAVLAEIPADTRAAAALRLFAESLEPMAPRAARPALRWLRGKAHERLGDVIAAEAAYEAAESMDPKWAPALYALARFAGDRGDAARGLALLRRADAPPDDILAELLARFEAKPRTDVGRNDPCWCGSGRKYKKCHLNRESLTLDERAGWLYQKAGLFLADGPWRIGMMEAAQARAEFSDNPFALLEALEDPLTADAVLFEGGAFADFVATRGALLPEDERSLAGQWLLVERSVFEIDEVRPGKGCTVRDIRTGDVHQVREQTGSRQLKPGMLICARVVPVGEIEQIFGGIEPVALHQRDELIALLDSGPDPETLISFLSRRFAPPVLQNTEGEPLVLCEVTLRTSDPAALAAELDETYERDGDTWHEHITGDGMERIRATLRLDGHDLIVSTNSEARTDRVLAILRTLDPTLTVVAESRESAQDAARRPAPAEAPVTSPEAAEVLARFVGDYEQKWLDESIPALSGHTPRQAAADPTRRGDLIRLLDSFPDTHGHPGAMDPGRLRAALGLE from the coding sequence GTGGCTGGTACTTCTCGCACCGCGGATACGCCCCTCGTCGACGTGATCGCCGCTGTCCTGGCCGAACGCGGGCCGATGACCGAGGAACAGCTCGTCTCCGCCCTGCGCGAGCGTGGGGTGCCGCTGGATGACGAACTGGACGACCTGATCGACGCGTTGGACGAAGGCGACGGGTTGTTGACGACGCTCTCCGACGACCGGTGGGCGTCCGTGCCCGCGCTGCTGAATGGCCGGGTGTTCACGCACCGGCTGACCGCGCCCGAGGCCGAGCACGGTTTCCTCGGCCTCGAATCCGATCTGACCCTGGTCGAGCCGCTGGTCCGGCGCGCCGGGCACCAGCGGCTGATAGACGGCTCACCGGTCGTCCCCGTGTTCCCCGAGCTCCACGGCGAGACACTGGCCGACCGAGGTGTCCCGCCGGAGGCGATCGCCGACGGCGGGGCCCTGCTGCTTCCGCCCGGTTGTCTCCGTGACCTGGGGCTGTCCGAGGGCGACGTCGTCGCGGTGCGGGTCACCGAAGACGGGCTGCACCTGGAGGCGGCCACCGGCGAGGAGACACCGGCCGACCGGCTGGCTGCCTTGTCCCGCGCGCTGAAAGACGAGCTGGCCGTCGTCCCCGGCGGGCCGATCGAGCTGCATGACGCACTCACGACGGCATGCGCGAGCGACCCGGCGTTGTTCACCGAGCCGCTGCCGCCGTTGAGCGAGGCACTGAGCGCCTGCGGACTGCAGTACGACGGCGAATGGCTCGCCCCGGCCACCTTCGACTTCCGGCAGTGGCGGGAGGGCAGCCGCGCGGTGGCGATCGCACGGCGCCATCACCTCGACGACGAGGCGGGTTTCGCGGTTTTGGCGATCCTCGAGCAGTACGAGAGGGTTGCCGCGCTGCACGAGGCGGCTTCCGAGGGCGGCGAGGAGGCGGTCACCGCGATCGTGGACGCGGCCTCCGGTGACGTCGTCACGGGCGGGTTCGGCGCGGCTCTCCCGCTGCTGGCCGAGGTACCGGTCGCCGAGGCGGTCCTCGCGGAGATCCCGGCCGATACGCGGGCCGCGGCGGCGCTGCGACTGTTCGCCGAGTCGCTCGAGCCGATGGCACCGCGCGCGGCGCGGCCGGCGTTGCGGTGGCTGCGCGGCAAGGCTCATGAGCGGCTGGGCGACGTGATCGCGGCCGAGGCGGCCTACGAGGCCGCCGAGTCGATGGATCCGAAGTGGGCACCGGCGCTGTACGCACTGGCCCGCTTCGCGGGCGATCGCGGCGACGCCGCCCGTGGACTGGCCCTGCTGCGCCGGGCCGACGCTCCGCCGGACGACATCCTTGCCGAGCTCCTCGCACGGTTCGAGGCCAAGCCCCGCACCGACGTCGGCCGCAACGACCCGTGCTGGTGCGGGTCCGGCCGCAAGTACAAGAAATGCCACCTCAACCGCGAATCGCTGACGCTCGACGAGCGTGCCGGATGGCTGTACCAGAAGGCGGGCCTGTTCCTGGCCGACGGTCCATGGCGGATCGGGATGATGGAGGCCGCGCAGGCGCGAGCGGAGTTCTCCGACAACCCCTTCGCCCTGCTCGAAGCCCTGGAGGACCCGCTGACCGCGGACGCGGTCCTGTTCGAGGGTGGCGCGTTCGCCGACTTCGTGGCCACCAGGGGCGCCTTGCTGCCCGAGGACGAGCGGTCGCTGGCCGGGCAGTGGCTGCTCGTCGAGCGGTCGGTGTTCGAGATCGACGAGGTCCGTCCCGGCAAAGGCTGCACAGTTCGTGACATCCGAACGGGTGACGTCCACCAGGTCAGGGAGCAGACGGGCAGCCGGCAGCTCAAGCCGGGCATGCTGATCTGCGCCCGCGTAGTGCCGGTCGGTGAAATCGAGCAGATCTTCGGCGGCATCGAACCGGTCGCCCTGCACCAGCGCGACGAGCTCATCGCCCTCCTGGACTCCGGGCCTGATCCGGAAACCCTGATTTCGTTCTTGAGCAGGCGGTTCGCGCCGCCCGTGCTGCAGAACACCGAGGGCGAGCCGCTGGTGCTCTGCGAGGTCACCCTGCGGACCAGCGACCCGGCGGCGCTCGCCGCCGAGCTGGACGAGACATACGAGCGCGACGGCGACACGTGGCACGAGCACATCACTGGTGACGGTATGGAACGTATCCGGGCCACCCTTCGTCTCGACGGCCACGACCTGATCGTGAGCACCAACAGCGAAGCCCGCACCGACCGCGTGCTCGCCATCCTCCGCACGCTCGACCCGACGCTCACGGTCGTCGCCGAATCCCGCGAATCCGCGCAGGACGCGGCCCGCCGTCCGGCTCCGGCGGAGGCTCCCGTCACTTCTCCGGAGGCGGCGGAGGTCCTGGCACGATTCGTCGGCGACTACGAGCAGAAGTGGCTCGATGAGTCCATTCCGGCCCTGTCCGGCCACACCCCTCGCCAGGCCGCCGCGGATCCCACCCGCCGGGGAGACCTGATCCGCCTCCTCGACTCCTTCCCGGACACCCACGGCCACCCGGGCGCCATGGACCCGGGCCGCCTGCGCGCCGCCCTCGGCCTTGAATAA
- a CDS encoding DEAD/DEAH box helicase, which translates to MEKVTTLDIDPDELEAVVGSTFYGRGLDYARRNAVLRSRWSSRDNALHGKVLGRGEIYETSAYFESVDGLPYGFEHGECSCPIGFNCKHVAALVLATIGADQPPVTPGRRQAPATSAGRAAKPPSWEQSLGALLESPPAGASHRQETVPLAIELSLSSNARTPMLSARLVQPGRAGWVGGSLAWNKLGTLTYQGYRADQLRVLNEFYAVYRSHDQNSGYYYSDMKSIDLSGYRSSRLWPLLDEAEAVGIRLVHAKKALGDLAPYHTAELRLDVTEDTRPGSLVVTPALTVAGSTDVVLVRFIGANGHGLVCTERADVEASADPSLWRIRLARLATPAAPQLQRMVLAEQSLKIPAGQSSRFRDEYYPRLRHIAPVVSSDESFVPPEISAPTLTLNASYHDGHALELGWEWAYQIGESQVRAPLTPARPEDGFRDPERERAILAGLDFPAEQFGPALVDPASPDAPGGVLGGIDTMRFTTELLPLLTDLPDVAVEVSGSPADYREAGDSLSVSISTDDIAGETDWFDLGITISVEGKDVPFASVFAALATGQSHLLLDNGAYFSLEKPELQTLRQLIEEARALQDRVGDSLRISRYQVGLWDELASLGVVGRQAKAWKRQLAALRSIDSDERAKPPATLNAELRPYQLEGFQWLAFLWKFQLGGILADDMGLGKTLQSLALICHAKRADRNLAPFVIIAPTSVVSNWAAESARFAPELSVVTIGDTMRRRGSTLAETIAGADVVVTSHTLFRLDFDEYAELPWSGLIMDEAQFAKNHQSKIYQCARRLATSFKLAITGTPMENNLMELWSLLSITAPGLFPNPARFAEYYARPIEKQDDTDLLAQFRRRIKPLVKRRTKEQVAADLPAKQEQVLEVDLAPRHRKIYQTHLQRERQKVLGLIDDLNRNRFTILRSLTLLRQLSLHPGLIDEKHGNLPSAKIEALLEQMRDVVDGGHRALVFSQFTGFLDVVRRNLENAGVEYCYLDGKTRNRAAVVKKFRSGTAPVFLISLKAGGFGLNLTEADYCFLLDPWWNPATEAQAVDRTHRIGQTRNVMVYRLIAKDTIEEKVMELKARKAALFAGVMDDGNAFGGSLDADDIRGLFG; encoded by the coding sequence ATGGAGAAAGTCACCACGCTCGATATCGACCCCGACGAGCTCGAAGCCGTGGTGGGCAGCACTTTCTACGGCCGGGGCCTCGACTACGCGCGACGGAACGCGGTTCTCCGCAGCCGATGGAGCTCCCGGGACAACGCGCTGCACGGAAAGGTGCTGGGCCGGGGCGAGATCTACGAGACGTCGGCCTACTTCGAGTCTGTCGACGGGCTGCCCTACGGGTTCGAGCACGGCGAATGCAGCTGTCCGATCGGCTTCAACTGCAAACACGTCGCGGCACTGGTACTGGCGACCATCGGGGCTGACCAGCCGCCGGTCACGCCTGGTCGGCGGCAGGCCCCGGCCACCAGCGCCGGCCGGGCAGCGAAGCCGCCGAGCTGGGAACAGTCTCTCGGAGCCCTCCTCGAATCGCCTCCTGCCGGAGCGTCGCACCGCCAGGAGACCGTTCCGCTGGCGATCGAGCTGTCGCTGTCATCGAACGCACGCACGCCGATGCTGTCGGCGCGGCTGGTGCAGCCGGGCCGGGCGGGCTGGGTCGGCGGCAGCCTGGCCTGGAACAAGCTGGGTACGCTGACCTACCAGGGCTACCGCGCCGACCAGTTGCGGGTGCTCAATGAGTTTTACGCGGTCTACCGGTCACATGATCAGAACTCGGGCTACTACTACTCGGATATGAAGTCGATCGACCTGTCCGGCTACCGGAGCAGCCGGCTCTGGCCGCTGCTCGACGAAGCGGAAGCTGTCGGAATCCGGCTGGTACACGCGAAGAAAGCGCTCGGCGACCTGGCGCCGTACCACACCGCCGAGCTGCGCCTGGACGTCACCGAAGACACCCGTCCCGGATCGCTCGTGGTGACCCCCGCACTGACCGTGGCAGGGAGCACCGACGTCGTCCTGGTGCGGTTCATCGGCGCGAACGGCCACGGTCTCGTCTGCACCGAGCGGGCGGACGTCGAGGCAAGTGCCGATCCCAGCCTCTGGCGCATCCGGCTCGCCCGGCTGGCGACCCCCGCCGCGCCCCAGCTGCAACGCATGGTCCTGGCGGAACAGTCCCTGAAGATCCCCGCCGGACAATCTTCTCGATTCCGGGACGAGTACTACCCGCGGCTCCGGCACATCGCCCCGGTCGTCTCATCCGACGAATCCTTTGTGCCGCCGGAGATCTCCGCTCCGACGTTGACGCTGAACGCGTCCTATCACGACGGTCACGCGCTGGAGCTCGGCTGGGAATGGGCGTACCAGATCGGCGAATCCCAGGTACGCGCGCCGCTCACACCGGCCCGGCCGGAGGACGGCTTCCGCGACCCCGAGCGGGAACGCGCCATTCTCGCCGGACTGGACTTCCCGGCGGAGCAGTTCGGTCCGGCGCTGGTCGATCCGGCCTCGCCCGACGCGCCGGGCGGCGTCCTCGGCGGCATCGACACGATGCGATTCACCACCGAGCTGCTGCCCCTGCTGACCGACCTGCCCGACGTCGCGGTCGAGGTCAGTGGCAGCCCGGCCGACTATCGCGAGGCCGGCGACTCGCTGTCCGTCAGCATTTCGACCGACGACATCGCAGGCGAGACGGACTGGTTCGACCTCGGCATCACGATCAGCGTCGAGGGCAAGGACGTCCCGTTCGCCTCGGTTTTCGCGGCGTTGGCCACCGGCCAGTCACACTTGCTGCTCGACAATGGCGCGTATTTCTCCCTCGAGAAGCCGGAACTGCAGACGCTGCGTCAACTGATCGAGGAAGCCCGCGCCCTGCAGGACCGGGTCGGCGACTCGCTGCGGATCAGCCGCTACCAGGTCGGCCTCTGGGACGAACTGGCCTCCCTCGGGGTCGTCGGCCGCCAGGCCAAGGCCTGGAAACGCCAGCTGGCCGCCCTGCGCTCGATCGACAGCGATGAGCGGGCAAAGCCGCCGGCGACCCTCAACGCGGAGCTGCGGCCGTATCAGCTGGAAGGCTTCCAATGGCTGGCGTTCCTCTGGAAGTTCCAGCTCGGCGGCATCCTCGCCGACGACATGGGCTTGGGCAAGACCCTGCAGTCCCTCGCCCTCATCTGTCATGCGAAGCGGGCTGACCGGAATTTGGCTCCCTTCGTCATCATCGCCCCGACCAGCGTGGTCTCGAACTGGGCGGCCGAGTCCGCTCGGTTCGCGCCGGAGCTGTCCGTGGTGACTATCGGTGACACCATGCGGCGGCGCGGAAGCACCCTGGCGGAGACGATCGCGGGCGCCGACGTCGTCGTCACCTCACACACGCTCTTCCGGCTCGACTTCGACGAGTACGCCGAGCTGCCGTGGTCGGGCCTGATCATGGACGAAGCCCAGTTCGCCAAGAACCACCAGTCGAAGATCTACCAGTGCGCGCGCCGGCTCGCGACGTCGTTCAAACTCGCCATCACCGGAACACCCATGGAGAACAACCTGATGGAGCTGTGGTCGCTGCTGTCGATCACCGCACCAGGGCTGTTCCCCAACCCGGCCCGATTCGCGGAGTACTACGCCCGCCCGATCGAAAAGCAGGACGATACCGACCTGCTCGCCCAGTTCCGCCGCCGGATCAAGCCGCTGGTCAAACGCCGCACCAAAGAACAGGTCGCCGCGGACCTGCCGGCGAAGCAGGAACAGGTGCTCGAAGTGGACCTCGCACCGCGGCACCGCAAGATCTACCAGACTCACCTGCAGCGTGAGCGGCAGAAAGTGCTCGGCCTGATCGACGACCTGAACCGGAACCGCTTCACCATCCTGCGGTCGCTGACCTTGCTGCGCCAGCTCAGCCTGCATCCCGGACTGATCGACGAAAAGCACGGAAACCTCCCCAGCGCCAAGATCGAGGCCCTGCTCGAACAGATGCGGGACGTCGTCGACGGCGGGCATCGTGCCCTGGTGTTCAGCCAGTTCACCGGCTTCCTCGACGTCGTGCGCCGGAACCTGGAGAACGCCGGCGTCGAATACTGTTATCTCGACGGCAAAACCCGGAACCGGGCCGCGGTGGTGAAGAAGTTCAGGAGCGGCACCGCACCGGTGTTCCTGATCAGCCTGAAGGCGGGTGGCTTCGGGCTCAACCTCACCGAGGCGGACTACTGTTTCCTCCTGGACCCGTGGTGGAACCCGGCGACCGAGGCCCAGGCCGTCGACCGGACGCACCGGATCGGCCAGACCCGCAACGTCATGGTCTACCGGCTGATCGCCAAGGACACCATCGAAGAGAAGGTGATGGAACTCAAAGCCCGCAAGGCCGCGCTGTTCGCCGGAGTCATGGACGACGGCAACGCCTTCGGCGGCAGCCTGGACGCCGACGACATCCGCGGCCTCTTCGGCTGA
- a CDS encoding DUF397 domain-containing protein, with protein sequence MTDLPALNWRKSSYSNGNGGECVEVAETPDGGRYIRDTKDRSLPPHHFTAAEWQAFIQGVKAGEFD encoded by the coding sequence ATGACTGACCTCCCTGCGCTGAACTGGCGCAAGAGCAGCTACAGCAACGGCAACGGCGGAGAGTGTGTCGAGGTGGCGGAGACCCCGGATGGCGGGCGCTACATCCGCGACACGAAGGACCGATCGCTCCCACCGCACCACTTCACAGCAGCGGAGTGGCAGGCGTTCATCCAGGGCGTCAAGGCCGGCGAATTCGACTGA
- a CDS encoding helix-turn-helix domain-containing protein: MSPGPGVRRRYVGKTLRRLREARGLTVSVVAKKLGMAQPSLTRIENGRNAIMSRHVYRLCEIYEAGKAETDRLMRLAEESRERGWWESYSDVISDWFEIYASLESDADQILTYQSEFVPGLFQTPGYIRACFQASNPEASEAAGHRMVDLRQARQLRLQDRDVTALVNEGAVRRGVGGPDVMRAQLEYLITVIEKQHAKIRIVPFTAGAHPAMSGPFTMLKFPDMDEIDLVYLENERGSLYLERPADLLRYTDVFTQTQRAALSPAESADLLRKIVQET, from the coding sequence GTGTCGCCCGGACCCGGTGTGCGCCGTCGCTATGTCGGCAAGACGCTGCGCCGACTGCGCGAGGCGCGCGGGCTGACGGTGTCGGTGGTGGCGAAGAAGCTGGGCATGGCGCAGCCGTCGCTGACCAGGATCGAGAACGGCCGCAACGCGATCATGTCCCGCCACGTGTACCGGCTCTGCGAGATCTACGAGGCCGGCAAGGCCGAGACGGATCGGCTGATGCGCCTGGCGGAGGAGTCCCGCGAGCGCGGCTGGTGGGAGTCGTACTCGGACGTGATCAGCGACTGGTTCGAGATCTACGCCAGCCTGGAGAGCGACGCGGACCAGATCCTGACGTACCAATCGGAGTTCGTGCCCGGCCTCTTCCAGACACCGGGTTACATCCGTGCCTGCTTCCAGGCGAGTAACCCCGAAGCATCCGAGGCGGCCGGGCACCGGATGGTCGATCTTCGTCAGGCACGTCAGCTCCGGCTCCAGGATCGCGACGTCACGGCGTTGGTGAACGAGGGCGCGGTTCGCCGGGGCGTCGGCGGCCCTGATGTCATGCGGGCTCAGTTGGAGTACCTGATCACGGTCATCGAGAAGCAGCACGCCAAGATTCGGATCGTCCCCTTCACCGCGGGCGCGCATCCGGCGATGAGTGGCCCGTTCACCATGTTGAAGTTCCCGGACATGGACGAGATCGATCTCGTCTACCTCGAGAACGAGCGCGGCAGTCTCTACCTGGAGCGTCCCGCCGATCTCCTGCGCTACACCGACGTGTTCACGCAGACGCAGCGAGCCGCTCTGTCACCTGCGGAAAGCGCAGATCTGCTGCGTAAAATCGTCCAGGAGACATAG
- a CDS encoding UPF0158 family protein, with amino-acid sequence MPGLDKFDLDDIAMALQDQTDYEHFHLVNPLTGEMAFWTTDGGIDGEHPVDLDDLDLVVINPLPSSVWHQDMADFADGVSDEQAGRRLARAIRGRGAFRRFKDELHEEYPELLDVWHEFSDIRARRRAAEWLADNALVDRDTADRFVAEHSDPDLP; translated from the coding sequence ATGCCCGGCTTGGACAAGTTCGATCTCGATGACATCGCGATGGCACTGCAGGACCAGACCGACTACGAGCACTTCCACCTGGTCAACCCACTGACGGGCGAGATGGCGTTCTGGACCACGGACGGCGGGATCGACGGCGAGCACCCGGTCGACCTCGACGACCTCGACCTCGTCGTGATCAACCCGCTGCCGTCGTCCGTTTGGCACCAGGACATGGCGGACTTCGCGGACGGCGTCAGCGACGAGCAAGCCGGCCGGCGGCTGGCGAGGGCCATCCGCGGCAGAGGCGCCTTCCGCCGCTTCAAGGACGAGCTGCACGAGGAGTATCCGGAACTTCTTGACGTGTGGCACGAGTTCAGTGACATCCGGGCACGCCGTCGCGCGGCGGAATGGCTTGCCGACAACGCGCTCGTCGACCGGGACACCGCCGATCGATTCGTTGCCGAGCACTCCGATCCCGACTTGCCGTGA
- a CDS encoding helicase-associated domain-containing protein, giving the protein METVNDDEERWLLSTEQVAVANLRTMLELCAGGELKVSDKTSLPAAATVNVVTEHLVDHDFYADAAIAAFAWPLLLQAGGLAKVERGKLQLTPKGRAAPAKPGPDTIRQLWQRWLTHAVIDEFSRVEQIKGQRAANVLTAAKTRRGMVAKALSRCEPGEWLDVDTLFKTMRRGNMSPTIARSERALWKLYLEDPQYGSLGYDGFHKWELLEGRYTLAVLFEYAATLGLIDVDYVHPAGARDDFRDNWGGDELDALSRYDGLLAIRLNALGAYVLGLTDTYEPPVAEVPDVRPLKVLPNLDVVATTPLPAADRLTLSAFGERTADYVWAVSATSLLAGVDAGRDLDEFTRFLGERTEHELPGALTTLLSDVRRRIGQLVDLGHVRLIECSDPATAALITRDRSLRSLCRLIGDRHLAVLPDQELKFRKALRKIGYALPGS; this is encoded by the coding sequence ATGGAAACCGTGAACGACGACGAAGAACGCTGGTTGCTGTCGACTGAGCAGGTAGCCGTGGCGAACCTGCGCACGATGCTCGAACTGTGCGCGGGAGGTGAACTGAAAGTCAGCGACAAGACCTCGTTGCCCGCAGCGGCGACCGTGAACGTGGTCACGGAACACCTGGTCGACCACGACTTCTACGCTGACGCCGCGATCGCGGCGTTCGCTTGGCCATTGCTGCTCCAGGCCGGCGGCCTCGCGAAGGTGGAACGCGGCAAGCTGCAGTTGACGCCGAAGGGCCGCGCCGCGCCGGCGAAGCCAGGACCGGACACCATTCGCCAGCTGTGGCAACGGTGGTTGACGCACGCCGTGATCGACGAGTTCAGCCGCGTCGAGCAGATCAAGGGTCAACGCGCCGCGAACGTGCTGACCGCGGCCAAGACCCGGCGGGGAATGGTCGCCAAGGCGCTGAGCCGATGCGAGCCGGGCGAATGGCTGGACGTCGACACCCTGTTCAAGACCATGCGCCGGGGCAACATGAGCCCGACCATCGCGCGGTCCGAGCGAGCGCTCTGGAAGCTGTACCTCGAAGATCCGCAGTACGGGAGTCTTGGCTACGACGGCTTCCACAAGTGGGAACTGCTCGAAGGGCGCTATACCCTCGCCGTCCTCTTCGAGTACGCGGCCACGCTCGGACTGATCGACGTCGACTACGTCCACCCGGCCGGCGCGCGTGACGACTTCCGTGACAACTGGGGTGGCGACGAACTCGACGCCTTGAGCCGTTATGACGGTCTTCTCGCGATCCGCCTGAACGCTCTGGGTGCCTACGTACTCGGCCTGACCGACACGTACGAGCCGCCGGTGGCCGAGGTGCCGGATGTCCGGCCCCTGAAGGTGTTGCCGAACCTCGACGTCGTCGCCACCACGCCGCTTCCGGCCGCCGACCGGCTCACGTTGTCCGCGTTCGGCGAGCGAACCGCCGACTACGTCTGGGCCGTCTCCGCAACCAGTCTCCTGGCCGGTGTCGACGCCGGGCGCGATCTCGACGAGTTCACCCGGTTCCTCGGCGAACGGACCGAACACGAACTGCCCGGCGCACTGACCACGTTGCTCTCGGATGTCCGGCGCCGGATCGGGCAGCTCGTCGATCTCGGTCACGTTCGCCTGATCGAGTGTTCGGACCCCGCGACAGCCGCGCTCATCACCCGCGATCGGAGCCTCCGCTCGCTCTGCCGCCTGATCGGTGACCGGCACCTCGCCGTTCTTCCTGATCAGGAACTGAAGTTCCGCAAGGCCCTGCGGAAAATCGGTTACGCCCTCCCCGGCTCGTAA